One Pecten maximus chromosome 16, xPecMax1.1, whole genome shotgun sequence DNA window includes the following coding sequences:
- the LOC117314654 gene encoding uncharacterized protein LOC117314654: MHLPWSCFATISLVFVILVPTIAIGLQCYQCSTVENKDCDDPFRNHDYSPTECSTICVKIRFEGTVERGCLNNQSPFPVISPGGSGCVSQYIPMKGVTTVCRCSTPRCNGGVGNRSLVYLPFILSGLALVVLLVK, translated from the exons ATGCATCTACCATGGTCATGTTTTGCCACAATAAGTCTGGTTTTCGTCATTCTTGTTCCGACCATTG CCATTGGTCTTCAGTGTTACCAGTGTAGTACAGTTGAGAACAAGGATTGTGATGACCCATTCCGTAACCATGACTACTCCCCTACAGAATGTTCCACAATTTGTGTGAAGATAAGGTTTGAAGGGACAG tTGAACGAGGGTGTTTAAACAATCAGTCTCCTTTCCCCGTGATCAGCCCAGGTGGGTCAGGCTGTGTCTCCCAATACATCCCAATGAAAGGTGTGACAACTGTATGCAG GTGCAGTACTCCCCGATGTAATGGCGGAGTAGGGAACAGAAGCTTGGTGTATCTACCATTCATCCTGTCAGGACTTGCCCTGGTCGTTCTCCTGGTGAAGTAA
- the LOC117344639 gene encoding uncharacterized protein LOC117344639, protein MHLPWSCFATISLVFVILVPTIAIGLQCYQCSTVENKDCDDPFRNHDYSPTECSTICVKIRFEGTVERGCLNNQSPFPVISPGGSGCVSQYIPMKGVTTVCRSV, encoded by the exons ATGCATCTACCATGGTCATGTTTTGCCACAATAAGTCTGGTTTTCGTCATTCTTGTTCCGACCATTG CCATTGGTCTTCAGTGTTACCAGTGTAGTACAGTTGAGAACAAGGATTGTGATGACCCATTCCGTAACCATGACTACTCCCCTACAGAATGTTCCACAATTTGTGTGAAGATAAGGTTTGAAGGGACAG tTGAACGAGGGTGTTTAAACAATCAGTCTCCTTTCCCCGTGATCAGCCCAGGTGGGTCAGGCTGTGTCTCCCAATACATCCCAATGAAAGGTGTGACAACTGTATGCAGGTCAGTATAG
- the LOC117344640 gene encoding uncharacterized protein K02A2.6-like: MERFENYTYGREILVESDHKPLEIITKKSLTSAPKRLQRMLLRLQRFEYLVLYKPGSEMYLADTLSRAYLPLKHNSDRSPNEQLFEQVNMVQNLPISPQRLKRLQDGTEEDEAMNMLTATIRKGWPDRKNVLPPQVQVYFPFREELTIQNGLIFKSDRVVIPQSERFPLIETAHQSHIGLQGCLRRLRECLYWPNMNKDVTEYIARCEVCNTFNNNQCKETLQSHEIPSRPWERVACDIFEFNQKSYLSTVDYYSDYFEIDGLHNKTAKKIIPKLKLNFARHGIPDVLVSDNGPPFSSTEFKDFVQKYEMQHITSSPFHAQANEKVENSIKTAKGLMRKAFEDSNDPYLALLEWRNTPTEGIGLSPNQRLFGRRTQSLLPMSNSLLTPSLTSPKRTISKALKERKEKQRKYYDRNARDLKPLNEQDSVRIKPSGREKNWKLGKVVNILPHRSYEVETSYGTNIRRNRKFLKKNTRTISTIQ; this comes from the coding sequence ATGGAACGATTCGAGAACTATACATATGGCCGAGAAATACTCGTTGAATCAGATCATAAACCCCTTGAGATCATCACAAAGAAAAGTCTCACCAGCGCGCCAAAACGTCTACAAAGGATGTTACTGCGCCTGCAGAGATTCGAATACCTTGTCTTATACAAACCTGGATCGGAAATGTATCTCGCTGATACATTGAGTAGAGCGTATCTACCGTTGAAACATAATAGTGACCGATCGCCGAATGAGCAACTATTTGAACAGGTCAACATGGTACAAAACCTACCGATATCTCCCCAACGCTTGAAAAGACTACAGGACGGAACTGAGGAGGACGAAGCAATGAACATGCTAACTGCAACCATCAGAAAAGGATGGCCGGATAGAAAGAATGTATTACCTCCGCAGGTACAAGTGTACTTTCCGTTCCGTGAAGAGCTCACAATACAAAACGGGCTAATATTCAAGTCGGATCGTGTTGTCATACCGCAAAGCGAAAGGTTTCCTCTTATCGAAACTGCTCATCAATCGCACATTGGCTTGCAAGGATGTCTCCGCAGACTGCGTGAATGTCTCTATTGGCCAAATATGAACAAAGATGTTACTGAATACATTGCGCGATGTGAAGTGTGCAATACATTCAACAATAATCAATGTAAGGAAACACTACAGAGTCATGAGATCCCATCGCGTCCCTGGGAACGTGTCGCATGTGACATATTTGAATTCAACCAGAAGTCGTATCTATCAACCGTTGACTATTACTCTGACTACTTCGAAATTGATGGATTACACAACAAAACAGCAAAGAAGATAATTCCGAAACTGAAACTGAACTTTGCACGACACGGCATACCAGATGTGCTAGTTTCGGATAACGGTCCACCATTCTCTAGCACAGAATTTAAAGATTTCGTTCAAAAGTACGAAATGCAACACATTACGAGTTCGCCCTTCCATGCGCAAGCGAACGAAAAAGTGGAAAACTCAATCAAGACTGCGAAAGGTCTTATGAGGAAAGCATTTGAGGACTCGAACGACCCGTATTTGGCACTTCTAGAGTGGCGAAATACACCGACTGAAGGAATCGGACTATCTCCGAATCAGCGACTCTTCGGACGACGTACACAGTCTCTCCTACCGATGTCGAACTCTCTCTTGACACCGTCCCTAACTTCACCTAAAAGGACCATCTCAAAGGCTTTGAAGGAACGAAAGGAGAAACAAAGGAAATATTACGACAGAAACGCGAGAGACTTAAAACCACTTAATGAGCAAGATTCTGTTAGAATTAAACCAAGTGGACGTGAAAAGAACTGGAAACTCGGTAAAGTTGTTAACATTCTTCCCCATCGTTCATATGAGGTTGAAACAAGTTACGGAACTAACATCAGAAGGAACcgtaaatttttgaaaaaaaacacaagaaCAATTTCAACCATTCAGTGA